AAAGCCAGTGCGATGGTGTCGTATCCGCCTCCATTAAACCGCACGTCGATAATGATTTTTTTTACACTTTTCAGAAACTGAGTTGCTTCGTCGATATCAGCGGCATCGTATCCTTCCATTGAGTTTATATTTATATAACCCGTTACTTTGTCCAGCATGCCATAAACTATTTTTCCTTTTCGATGAGTTTCATTTTTCAAATATTTTTCATTAATCAATGATTGTATCTCGGCGCTGTTCACGAGCCATGCCGGTTTGACTTTGCTTTTGAAATATTTTCCGTCTGCTGAAATCGACACATGACCGTCACCAAGCGGATCAACCATCTGGCTAAAAATCGTAAACAATTCGTCATCGGTAGTTGATGCGTTAACTTTAGGTCTATAGATTTTCCTTTGTTCAGCCCAATTCATATTACGCAATTCAAAAAAAGCATAGTGGTCGTCAAAAACTTGCCAGAATTCATCAAAGAGGCTTAAGGGGTTTCCGCTAAAACTGCAAAAAACGAAATTAAGCGCGATCAGCATCACACGTAGATACCATTTAGAACTCAGGTTCATATTTTGCTCCGATCATTGGCGAATTAGAAAAAATCGATGAATTTCATAAAAGCACAGATAACTTATTTATAGTCTTCACGAACCGGATAAAAACAGTCAATAACAAAACACTCCGTAATCGCTGTAGCAGTGTGTGGCACATGACTTGGAATAATGGCGATGATACCTGGTTCCAGCACACGGGTTTCATTTCCAACCGTCAGCTGAAGTTGTCCGCGAATAACATTGACAATCATTTCGTGAATATGTTCATGAAGGGGAATGACAGCTCCTGCTTTCATGTTCCAATAAGCTATAGTCATGTTATCTGAGTGAATAAAACGTCCGATAAAACCAGGCACAACTTCACGCTCCTGTACGTCATCTATTTTTATGAAACTCATCGATCATATCGCCTTATATTAATTCTGAATATTATTTCTGCACAACCAAACCTTCGTTGGGTTTCCATTTGTCGTATTCCATGTACTTGGCTGTTCCTGCGGCAACATCTCTTCCAAGGAGTCGTTCGACAAGATGCAAAGCTCCGTCAATTCCGGCGGAAACGCCCGCAGTCGTTATGATCTGTCCGTTGTCAACATACCGGGTATTACGGTGCACGGTTGTTTTAGGAGCAGCTTTGATCAGGTTGTCAATTTGTCCGTACCAAGTTGTAGCTTCTTTGCCTTCCAGCAATCCTGCTTTATTCAGAATAAATGCGCCGGTGCAGACAGACATTAGGAGGGCGGAATTTTTGGAAGCCTTTTGCAGCCACTGTATTACTTTTGGATTATCGCCTGATGGGCCGGAGTTGCCGCCAGGTAAAACAATAATATCGGGTTGAGGGCAATTGTCGATGGTGTACTGGGGAACGACGGTGATAAACCGCTGACTTAAAATCGGATCGGTGGTTGCGGCTACAGTAAAGACATTGAATGCAAAACCGCTGTCCGTCGATGCGGACGCAAATACTTCCGACGGTCCGCCGAAATCCAGAATTTCAACTCCCTGATAAATAAAAAATGCCACATTCCGTTTTTTTACAGCCTGGCCTTGTAAGCAGCTTACAGTGAATGTCATTAAAAAAATATAAAAGAATGTTTTCATTGGTTCCTCTTAAGATTAATTCGAAATTTTATCGGTTTTGTTAATTTCAAACGCAATATTCAATTGATTCGTTCCGGTTGATTTGACTTCAACTGTCGCTCGCCAGTATACGCCGTTTTTATCGGCTAATTTCCATTCACTTTTGGAATTGGCATTGTCTTTTGACGTTACGAGATTCCACGATTGATCGGCGGCCCATTTTTTATTGATTTCATCCAGAACTTGTTTGGCGGGCTTGGTAGAAGGAATTAACCACACTTCATTCCATTGGCGCTTGTCACCATCGATTGTTACCAGACGGGCATTTGCTGAATAGAAAACTTCATAGATTGCGCCCGGTAATTTTGTATCAGCCAGAGCGGCGCGCGCATAACCGGATTCCGGCTGCCAATTGTATTCGATGCCAAGAGCGACGCCCTGTGCTTCCGCTTTCCCTAAAATTTTTCCGATCAGATGCAGAGCTCCGTCCATGCCTGCAGATAAACCGGCCGTTGTTAAAATCTTTCCGTTATCGACGACGCGTTCATCCCAGACCGGAATAGTATTCGGTGAAAACGATTTCAGATCTTTAATGAAAAAAGAAGTCGTGGTTGAACGCAATCCTTCCAACAATCCCGCTTTAGCCAATAGAAAAGCTCCGTTGCATACGGACATCACGTATTGCGATTCTTTCGCTCGTTTTTTTATCCAATCAATGACCGTGATGTTTTCAAGCTGAGCGCCCACACCTTCGCCTTGTGCACCCGGAGTAATATTGCCTCCACCCGGAATCACAAGGATATCCGGCTTAGGTTCATTTCCAAGAATGTAGGTCGGATTGACGCTCATTCCGAAAGCGGTTGTGATCGTACGTTTTTCGGCAACGGTATAAACATTAAATCTCGCGCCGCCGAGAAGTTCGTATGGTCCGGTATAGTCGATGATTTGTACTCCGTCGAAGAGCAATATGGCCGCATTCAACGGTTGTTTAGTATTTGATTGGGCGTGTGTTTGAAAATTTAAAAGGAAGCTGAAAACACACGCTATTCCTATCATTTTTAACATAAATAACTCCTATGCTTTTATGATCACTCAAAAAGAATGCTATGGTCGTTCTTTTCAAACGTTAGGCGGATGAAAAAAAGAACGGTATAGAGGTGATATGAAAAAAATACGACGATCATCCTGAAATTCTGTCGTCGAAGAAAACGAATGCATGAATGACATTATTGCAGGGCACACGGCCCAAAACGATTCCGTTTTTTTTACCGTTGGAGTTTCTTCGCGTTTTTGTTCCTTATCCAGCTTTTTAAGCAACTGACATTTTCCATTACATTTTTTTTCAGGCTTGGAGCGATTCTCACAAAGATTAGCCGCGATATATTGCCGATTGACTTCAAAACAAACGACAATGCATAGTTTGTTTAACGCCTGAAAACTGATAGTCATCAGCAGAATTATGTTAATGATAGTTTTCATTAAGACTATACACTTGTCAGAGTTTAAACGTTTTGCTGAAATCGTAAG
The sequence above is drawn from the bacterium genome and encodes:
- a CDS encoding DJ-1/PfpI family protein, which encodes MIGIACVFSFLLNFQTHAQSNTKQPLNAAILLFDGVQIIDYTGPYELLGGARFNVYTVAEKRTITTAFGMSVNPTYILGNEPKPDILVIPGGGNITPGAQGEGVGAQLENITVIDWIKKRAKESQYVMSVCNGAFLLAKAGLLEGLRSTTTSFFIKDLKSFSPNTIPVWDERVVDNGKILTTAGLSAGMDGALHLIGKILGKAEAQGVALGIEYNWQPESGYARAALADTKLPGAIYEVFYSANARLVTIDGDKRQWNEVWLIPSTKPAKQVLDEINKKWAADQSWNLVTSKDNANSKSEWKLADKNGVYWRATVEVKSTGTNQLNIAFEINKTDKISN
- a CDS encoding DJ-1/PfpI family protein — translated: MTFTVSCLQGQAVKKRNVAFFIYQGVEILDFGGPSEVFASASTDSGFAFNVFTVAATTDPILSQRFITVVPQYTIDNCPQPDIIVLPGGNSGPSGDNPKVIQWLQKASKNSALLMSVCTGAFILNKAGLLEGKEATTWYGQIDNLIKAAPKTTVHRNTRYVDNGQIITTAGVSAGIDGALHLVERLLGRDVAAGTAKYMEYDKWKPNEGLVVQK
- a CDS encoding cupin domain-containing protein → MSFIKIDDVQEREVVPGFIGRFIHSDNMTIAYWNMKAGAVIPLHEHIHEMIVNVIRGQLQLTVGNETRVLEPGIIAIIPSHVPHTATAITECFVIDCFYPVREDYK
- a CDS encoding S41 family peptidase, which gives rise to MNLSSKWYLRVMLIALNFVFCSFSGNPLSLFDEFWQVFDDHYAFFELRNMNWAEQRKIYRPKVNASTTDDELFTIFSQMVDPLGDGHVSISADGKYFKSKVKPAWLVNSAEIQSLINEKYLKNETHRKGKIVYGMLDKVTGYININSMEGYDAADIDEATQFLKSVKKIIIDVRFNGGGYDTIALALAGRFTDQKRFVYSKETYFKGRYGEHRDLYIKPEGTILIPPKIVVLTSRATASAAEMFVMAMRAIPSAIILGENTNGMHSDVMVINLSNGWRLGLSNQKYMLPDGKVYEKIGLPPHKSAAMNDILTEKKDAILETALTL